The sequence ATTTTAGTGGGgccaaagccttttctttcttctagtGTAATTTTCATCTGATTTGGACTGGCCCTTTGTCTTTACAAATGACATTTTATGGACCACAGACCCCAGGAAAGGCCTTCACAGAAGGGAGATCTGGGGGCTGAGAGAGACAATAGTGCCCATTTCTGCACGTATTCCCACCACCCCCAGCCCAATCCTTATTCCACCTAGATTTAGGGCAGAATTTGGGGTCTAATGACAAAAGTGTCTATCAGAATGTTCCTTTGGAAATGcggagattttttaaaagcacattaCTAGAAAGAAGCAGTGATATAAACAGCTAAAGTCGCTCTCTTCTAACGTGAGCGGAGGCTGCAAGGGTATCCTTGGAAACAGCTCCCCCTCCCGGAGCCACGCGCGGCTCCCGCATCTTGCAAGGCGACGTAAAACCTGGAATAGCCCAAAGAAATGGCACCGAGGACTTCAGGAGGCCCACTGAGCTTTATATTCCCTTGCCTGGAATTTCAACAAGGATGAAAGATGAATGTTTCACCAGACCATAACCAACCGAGTAAAAGTACAAAGAGTTAAGAGCAAAGTCACAGTTTGATGGGGAATAACAGCAATGCACCTGATGGCCGGGACAAGGGCAAAAAGTGGAACAGGAATAGAAAGAGACATAGAATGGAGTTTACTTTTCAGTTGCCAAAGAAAAGTTTGGAGTATACTTCAAAATTTTTTGAATCATACTCTGTAAAGGGatagaaatgtgttttttcttcaataaaagATACTGGACTATAGAGACACAACAAAATGTAACATGtttgtattattatttatatactACATGTATAATTTATGTGCTTAACACAGACATTACTCCCAGAGAACTTTACCTTTAGAGATGGACAAATGTCAGAGTTTCACTTGTGATATTTCAGCTCCATTTAAGTTTGGTAACATTTTTTCCAACATACCTTTGTCTCAGTGTTACTTTAGAACTTAATTTAGATTCTTAAACTGATCTGTCAAAACCCAAGGTTGTTACCCAGAAAAAAATGATTAGGGTGATGATTTGCATTTTGACCAAAGGCTGCCTGTCACTGAGAAGGATATCCTGTTGGAAATATTTTAGTTAGGTCTGTGATCATACATCAGAAAAAGTTACCATGGAGGTAGCCATACCAGGAAAAGGGCATATAATACATTGCTATAAATTATTTCCCTTATTTGAAATAATACCTGTTAATAAAAGCATACTAGAATAACTGAATGCaacatgttttgttttggctttttagTTTGTTGCTCCATATTCCATATTGATAAATGTGTCACACTTCCTAAGGCCAACAAGCCCACCACTTTGCCGTGCTTGTGCTAACCTGGGCGAGTCTAGCAAAACTCCTATGCTAGTTCTGTAATTTTATAAGAAATGTACACACTGTGATGCCTTTCTGGGGCAGTGTCTTAAGAGCATCAAGTCACACCAGCAGCAAACCTGGTGTCCTGTCCTCAGGCTGGATCCCTGAGCATCCTCTAGGGGATGTCACAAGCAAGCCCCGCAGCTCACACCCAGAGCATCCACACTGCTCATCCCTGCAGGcgccagctgagctgctgctgctctctctccgccctgtgccagcctggcctgcttGTTCTAGGATGGACAGCACTGTGGGATTGAGAATAAATGTCCTCGGCCTGGAAATGGCAGCCTCATGTCGCGGCCCTGGTCCTAGACattgcagtgtgtgtgtgctcagtgaaataattttcaagctGCTGGTTTCCAGAGTGCATGGAGGACAGGAGGAAGTTTCCCTGCACTGTCactctggcacagccagggactgAGCTGCTTGGGGATGGGCTAAGGACACTGCACAGACACTGCACAGCTGGTGGGAGTGCAGAGCCATGGCCCCAGCAAACCCGGAAGCTGCACTGAGGGCACCCAGAGCTGAACCTCTAACATAGGCAGAGTCGGGCCCAAGTCTATTCCCAGGCTCAGTGGCTGGTTTCATGAAAGAAACCTGTCTGTGGGCTTGGGCTCGGGCTCAtcctggagctgtgtcccaTTGGGACAGGCCTGTCATGCAGGACTGGGGCCTGACAGGGGCTGTCAtgcagggcagagggcaggCGCTGCTGCTTCAGCGAGGCAGTGCGGACAGCAGGGACGCGGGGCAGACCACCacatgtcccctgtgctggtaCTTTGCATTGCCCAAGAGATTTACCTTCTCCATCCCACCATTTCCCCTGTCAGCCCTGTGTCAGAAGTGACAGTCCCAGGGACACTGTTCTGGTGACATCCCAGCTGAGTACCatgctcagctctggggtccccagcacaggaaggacattgacCTGTCAGACCGAGTCCACAGGAAGCCACCAAGATGATTAGAGGTGTGGagctatgaggaaaggctgagagagttggcATTGCTCagtctgggaaagaaaaggctttgggATGATCTGATTGTGGCCTTTAGGATAACCTGATTGTGGCCTTTCAGgacctgaagggagcccacaggaaagatggattttttttgcaaGAGCATGTACTGCTAGTGACAAGAgaaaggggaatggctttaaacagaGAGAGTAGTTTTAcattagatattgggaagaagccctttactgtgagggtggcgAAGACACTGGTATGGACACAGCCCGACCCTGTGAGGTATTCAAGGCCAGGTGgcatggggctctgagcaagctggtTTAGCAGAAAATGGCATGGCAGCGGGACTGGAACTAGGTCAGCTTCAAGGTCCCTAGCAATCCAGGCCATTCCGTGATTCCATGATGGAAGGCTCTGGCCGCTACGGCTCTTACCGCATCAGCTCCTGAAGCCTCCCGCGAGGCTGTGATGCGTAACATGCGTTAATGCCCCTCTGCGGAACGAGGGAAGTGGTATGCATGGGAAAGGGCGGgagccggccccgccgccgagCCGGCCCCGCCCACACGCCCCAAGCGCCGTCTCTCGTTCAGCCAGGCCACGCCCACATTAATTCAAGACCCGCCCCCATACAATATAGCCCCGCCCACTCCGGACaaggccccgcccctcccggggccgccgccgtCGTTCGGGCTCATTGGCAGCCGTGGGGCGGGGCGTGGTGTGCGCGGCTCTCGCGAGAGCTGCCGCGGTCTTCGCGCGGTGCTTGCCGGGCGCTCTTTCCTTTCTGGCGGCCCGGCCATCTTGGCGGCGCGTCTGCggtgagcggggccgggccgggggcgcgggggcCGCTGCGGGCGCTGCTGCCGGGTTCTGACcgctcccctccatccccctgTGTTCCAGGTACCGCCCGAGCCGCGCGAGGCAGCAACATGGTGGCCGCCAAGAAGACGGTGAGTGAGAGCGGGGCCGCGTCGGGCGCACGTGGCGGCGGAGCGGCCGGGCAGCGCCCTGGTGCGCGGGGGGACCCCGGCGGGGCCTGCCTTGGGGGccgggggtgctggggggcccCTGGACACGGCCCATCGCGGCCCTCAGAGCTCGGGCCGTGCCCTCCTGCCACTGGCCGCGCCCTGGGCCGCCTCCCGCTGCGCTCGGTGTCCTCGGGTCCCTCCGTGCGATATCCCGGGGGCTTGCAGAGCTCCTGaactggctgcagggagggagaggtaGTGCCGAGGGGGTCCTAGTGCGGGTGGAATTCAGGTTTTGCCTTTCCTGCCATGTTCTGGCCTTTCTCTTACAGTGGCTCTGACAGATCTGAGTTTCTTGGTCAGTGGTGGTGATTTCGTCCATCAAATGCGCCTAACCTGTTGTCATGAGCATCACGCTCCGCTGTTGTAATATCAGTTCGATATCGCACAGAATTCcttctttctgctgctccatGTAGCGTTGTCAGTGTGTGCCCTGGGGAGAGACAGGCTCTGAACCTGGCTTAGATTTGCAAAGCCTTGACAACAGCTTGTCAAATACATGCAGTTGTCACTGATTTATGTAGATAGCAACAACAATAGTGAGATGTATTTTTGAGATGCATTTTTCTATTGAGAGATGTGGGGATAAGAAAGAACTTTCTGAACTTGTGAAAACACAGTATCAGCAATGTCCCTGTCTATGAGCTTTCTTATACTCTGGTGAGTGACTGGCCTTTCCTATTCCATGTTTCAGATTGTAGGGAGATTATGAAAAGTGCACATATTTGAAATTTCTCTATTGTGTTCCCCATTGTTTTGGAAAGTGTGAAGTAACACAATAACACTTCTCTAcatctttttcagaaaaagtcCCTGGAGTCCATCAACTCCAGGCTTCAGCTGGTTATGAAAAGTGGCAAATATGTGCTTGGGTACAAACAAACTCTGAAAATGATTCGTCAGGGCAAAGCCAAGTTGGTCATCCTCGCCAACAACTGTCCTGCTTTGAGGTAAGCAGATGTTGGAGAAAACAATTTCGAGGTGGGTTCTTGGGCTCTTTGTACAAATGCAGTTTGTGCTTCGTGCTAATTGCTCCAGAGATTTCATACAGAGGGCTTTGCTGGCATGTTCTAGAGTGCTCTGAAATTTGTTTGGTCATTTGCTGTGTAATGATTTCAAATCTAGAAATGTTGAAATTCTTCCTGGTGTTTTTCTGGCTTTCTGATTCAAGGAGTTTACACTAGAGAAAGTCTTGGAAGCTTTTCACACTTGATAGTGTTCACTAAGAGTGTAATGGGGCTGAATTCCTATGTTTTTCCAAAGTAGtatattggaaaataattttatagctGGAAAAACTGAtaacagatttaaaatatttgaagcaCTTTGCCAAAGTTAGTTATAAATTTGGGGTCCTGGCCAGTGAAACTGATTTTTTGAGAATGTAATTTTTACTAGTATCATGATGTTTTCCTCATTGAATACCTGGGCCCTTTCTGTTGTTGAGGGATATTGACAGGCTCAAGACAATGTCAGTGCACAACCCAGAAATCAGATACTTGAGAAATAGCAAGACTGTTGCAGTGGGTGGCAATCCCCAATATTAGTGGGGATCTGAAAATGGTTGGGAAACAGTACTGACTGCTAGACTCTCCTAGTGGAAGTCAAAAGAGAGGGCAGCATAGGTggactttttgttttaaattaaaatacatggTTCCTTTCGCAGCTGCAACACTGGTGCCTCTCTGTTCAGCATCTGGTTGCCACTGGCCATCAACATTAACTCTTAGTTTATGCACTTTGGCACCTAAAGAAAGGCCTTCCAGAGGTCTCCAAGTGCTGAGTCCTTCTATCATGTAGAAATGAGCCTGAGTAGGAGCAGCCTGAAGGGTTTGTTGTTGCAAACCTTCAGCAGACATCTAAATAAAGGTTCCTTAGCCACAAGCGTGGAGTGATGCTGCCTCACAAGAAACAGTTGTGTTTCTCTGGGTGGGAAGGAAAAGTTAAGGGTTAAGTGTGGTAGGAGTTAAAGCTGCTCTCTCTGTATTGCAGTTGTCAGAATTGTTTGTGGTCCTGTTAACACCCAgtttttgcatttcagaaaatcAGAGATCGAGTACTACGCTATGCTTGCTAAGACTGGTGTCCATCATTATAGTGGGAACAACATTGAGTTGGGCACAGCGTGTGGAAAATACTACAGAGTGTGCACACTGGCCATCATTGACCCAGGTAATTCCTTCCTGCAGTGTAGAGGCCAAATGAGGAGGTGTTTATGGATCCTCCCTTCTCCTGTGAGTCGAAGGACTGAGCACGGAATGAGCAGGAGTGATGACACACTTGGCTGCATTTTTCCATCAAGTTTAACACTTAAAATTTTTGCTGACCAAGATCCTGTTCTTTTGTGAGTCCAGGGTTGTCAGAACCTGGAAGCACTGCTGCATCTCTTGCACATAACTCTTTTACTGCTGAGCCCTGTGAGCATTTTTTCTGCTTGTCAGTCTGTAGGGAGGTTTTGGTGTCTGGGAAGCAACTGTATGGGACCTGTTTCTGAACCCATCAGCTAGGGCATGAGCTTGCACAACATACTGTTTACAACAGCCCTGTTTGACTGTTCTTAGTCTGAGACAAAGGGTTGTGACTTGTCCTGCTTCCCAGAACAGTATATAGAAAAATAACCAACAGGCAGGTGGGTATTCATCAAGGGAATGAGAATCATGTtaaatgcttcattttaaaaCTACATTTGTATGTAATTACTATGGTTTGGTAACAGTGTTTGTCCCAGAGAGTTGCTTAGGTTCCTTATATAGAATGCTAAGTAGGTGACTTCCCATCCTCTTTCCAGAATGTTTTAAGAGAAGAGTCAATCCCTTGTTCTGTTTGTTGACCAGAATGCATACACATAGGTTTAATGATTCCTGTAATGACTTTAACCAGCTCTTCCCCAAGTCACAATGAAAGATTTGaatttcctgctgcttcagGAAACTTTATTTAGCTTGTTTGTATTCAAAAAGTAGCTGTAAACTTAATTGTCAAAATGTCACTttcaggtttggttttgggtgggGTGGGAGCTGTAAGTCAGTCCCAATGCTCTGGAGCTGACAATGCGAATATTCTCGCTGTCCTGATATCTCTGTGATCAGGGGAGGCTAGACATTCGCTAGAGTAAAACTATGCATTGTGTCCTCCAGGACTATATTGCTGTTTTAGTCCTGGCTTTGTAAATGCTGGTGACAGGTGTGTAATTATTGGAAAATACTGTGCTTGGATTAGAAAAACACAGTTAAAAGTATTCTTATCGtcaattttattaaaattattcgCTTTTTTCCTGAACAgactttctgttcttttaggttgttttctttttctagaatCACTGTGGTGATTTTATGagtagagggtttttttcttacttttagtCCTAAAATCATCTTCCCATGAGTCCTCTTCTAACCatacatttttgttttacagGTGACTCTGACATCATTAGAAGCATGCCAGAACAAACCAGTGAGAAGTAAATGCTGTAAAGGTGTTATTTCTACAATAAAACTGGTTACAGatctcttttaaagaaaaatttgtaTTATACTTTTGTTGGTTTTAGGGAACAAACTATATAAATGAAGATTCATTACCACTGCTGTGCTTCTTGTTCTGTTAGAAATAACCTTCACATGGCAAAATTTGCTGTTCTTTCTGTAGGCATTTTGGATCTTAAGAGGTAAGTGAAGCAAGGCTTGATGATGGCAAGTATGGTGCCAAATCCCAACGGGCTGGGGCTCCCTTAGTGTTTGCTTTTGGAGTGCTAATGCAAACACAAGCTGTAATGTAAGGAACAGTAGCAAATTTGGGATGTTGGTGGGGAACCCCAAGGGTTTATTTATGTTAAATATTTCACACTGTTTTTACCAAGTGAAATCAAGTAGAATGTGCATCAGTTCCTTTGTCTTTTCCATCCAAGAGTACATACCTGTAAAAGGACAAACAGGGTATAGCTTCTAGATGTGTAGTATAGGCTTTCAGTAAGATACCAGTAAACTTTACAAAGCTGTTTATAAATCAGtagccttttttgtttttagttttctgAAGATATTGGAGACAGATGAGCTGGTTTTCTCAAGGCAATTGCTGAGAATGTCAGTATCTTAGGGATTTGTGCCTGTTTTGTTTGAGACCATGACTGCAGGATGTTCCTTATTACTAGGGATTGTTAATTGAGGTGGCAGTGATTTTCTGAcatgggaaaaacaaacacctaatGAAAATCAGGATGTACCTGTAACCCCGCAGAATTCCACAGTATGCCAAAGCATGAGGTATCTTTCAAAGCTTGCTGTTGTATATCTATGTACACTCACCAGCTAGTCTGACATCAGTTAATCACTTAAGTTTTGCTGCAACTACTTCTGTTATAAAGCGAATGAAGTTTGGTGTTTCCATTTGGAGATAGTCAAGATGCAAACTCTGAGGTGTGTCAGAGCAAAGGAGGAAGTGCTGGTATATTTACCTATTAAACCACAGACCTGGATGAGTTGCAGTCAAGGGAAGGGAGTGAGACTTGTAAACACTTAGGGTGGCCAGAATAGAAGcagttggtttggttttgtttgtgttttagtGTTTGACAGGTGTGCAGCTAGCTGAATTGACCAagtaatattttcagaattaataTACTACTTGCATTCAGGAAAGTTAGAGAATCAGTGAATACTGACAAAAGGACAGCAGGGAGAAGTTGGGTACTCTAGACATAAGGAAAAGGTTTTGAAACTTCAAGTTGTGATGCCCTGATAACCCAGCAGACTTCTCACTTTGATAATTTAATTCCATTACGGTTTAAACACAAACGTGTAACTACATTTTTTACTTCCTACTGATTCCAGTAGTAACTTGTTTGAAGAATCCAAGTCAAGCCTAATGGCTGTGAATGCTGTCTCACTTGTTCTCTGTATGTCTGTACATAGaactatatatatacacaatcTGTGTGCTTAAAATACTAGGAGTGGAGGagggaaatacagaaaagcaaGTCAAATTCATACcctaaaaatacttcaaaacatggaggtttcatttcaaaaaataacaccattttattattttgcataGCTTATTTCAGTTTGTTCTGCTTAATTAGAACTTCTGCTAGTTACTAAattgtttatataaaattatcAGCATTTCTTATCTGCAATCAATGCAAGACAACACATGGCATATGAATGCAAGGATCCAGAATATTTTCAACTTCAGACACaaagatgttattttttttGAACCAGTTTAAGAAAATAGCTCTGACAAGTTTGTATGTATAAATATACAGTGTAGGATACACTTCAAATTCTCATCAGTATTTTAGTCTGTTTTCCAAGTCTTCCATTCTCTTCGTCATTTCTTCCAgtagataaaagttaaggaaAGAGAGCTACTgataaaatgcattaaaaagtCAGCTACCTGATTGCTATGGTCCATAAACATTCTCGTTTCTCCTCTTAGAATCCCAGTAGTTTCTcataaaatattcctttattttcttctgatttgaTCAGCTGAGTTGAGAAAGCTGTGTGAAGCCCCATTACTTAACAGGTTTACCTTGACGTGGAGTTCAGACTGTAGCTTATTAAAAAGGCTGGTTCTACAAATTGAttgcttttctccattttaaagTGAGGGTAAATATTTATCTAGTTaatgctgtttaaaaatgtttcacttAATCATGTGGAAAACTGCACATAACTGGCAGTAGATTATAGAACTGTGGGGCTCTGAGACCCCAGTAAGAATGTCTGCTCCTCATGTGTTCCTGTCCACAGTTGTGGCAGTGGTTTCCAGACAAATGTGGAATAGAGAACAACAAACTCCATGGGATCTAGGGCTGGTTCCAGTTACAGTGAGAAGCTGTAGCAATACAAAGTAGTGTACAGTATCCCTTTCCTGATAAGCACTTCCAGTTGGCAGGAATGCTGTCTCCTGCAGGAAGATGTTGGACTGGTACTGTTTACTTCAGCCCCTCTCTCTGAGTGCTATggaaaggctgcagccaggggaagctgagaggaagaggaggcctAGCATCAAGTGAGATCTGAAGTCACTGAGATCTACCTCAGAAGGATGAATTTGCTGCACCCCACTCCTTGCTTGTTTGACTAGAGTCttaatttcaacattttaaCGTCTTGCACAAGGAAAATGGAGAACTGGGCATATAAATTGGGATCTTTGACACATTGCTGCTAGGAATTTTTAGGGCAGACAGGCAAATAGAATTTGGCCTCTGGAGATTGGCCAGAACAGCTACATTCTGTCTATGTTACTGTCCCCCTCATTGTCAGCAGGGAAACCTCTTGCTAGTAAGGAGCAAGGGTGGGTATCCTGCTTTTGTGGGTGTTCAGTCTGCCTGGACATTGGGTTTGGTAATTGCTCATCTGTCTGCTGTGGCAAGGTTACTCTGCATAGGAGCGCCATGTGAACTGCATTTTCTTCAGCCATATTCTCAAGTGTTCACAGAGGCAAAGTTGAAACAGTGAAACTGCACTCAGCTTACTGATAGAAGTTAATGTACCTGGACACAAAACAGTTTGGACTGGTCCCTCTGAATTTGTTTTGTGTAACTGGGGCTACTTTTGTAGCCAGTtctccctcccccaccccccagaTCTCTGGATGAAGACTAGCCAGCAGTCTGCAGTTACCAAGGACTGCTGTAGCACCTCATACCTGAGCTGCTCTTGAGATAAGGCAGAGAAATGAGGTTTGTCATAAAGAGGAAACTGGATGGTTCATACTCTTCTAAACAGTGGCTGCACAGTGCTCTGAGGAAGTGCTTAGCACTATTCCTATCAAAATTCCTAGTCTCTGGTTCAGTGTTGACAGGTTTTCCATTACCTTGAGCCATTGGAGTAAAAATCACAGTTGCCTGCTCAAATGGCAAAGCAAAAAAGCACACGTTGCTAAGCTTCTAAGCTTAGTAACTAAGTTCATTGAGTAAGCTCAGAGCTCCTCACAGCCCACTGCAGGAGATTGTGGTAAAGAGCTTCTGAAGGGGCAAGAATTGATCTCCTTCCTTGTTAGCATGCAGGCTGGAATGCTGCATGTCATGTAACACTTAAGGATGTGGGAAAGAACCTAGAAGTTTTTCTCCCAAGTTGTTAGAAGTCCTGTCACAACAGTATGTGTGTTGATGAGCATTTGAAGCACCTAGCAATAACCTTACAGGATGGCTTTCTCCTCTTTTATGAAATCTGCTTTGCATGGAGTAATTTAATCAAGTGATTAGAACATAATTCCTTAAAGTGTCTGCCATGTTCTGCATCAGGTTACCAGTCACCGAGGGCTCTGCTTGCCTCCCTCTGCACTGACAGTTCAGAGTGTGAAGCTGTTCCTGCCTAGGAAGCACAGTGATGAGCTGTTGGGATCACTGCACTCTTCTGTGCAGAGAGTAAGTGCTTACTGTTCTTGCACACAGTTACACAAGTAGAAGATGTGATGTTTTGTTAGCGTTTATTTGATCAGAAGCAGCTTTCATGAATTTGCTGCATAAATAGTGCACAATGAGTTGTATTGCCAGTTTGCTGAGATGTGGATTTGCAGGCAGGGTAAAGGCTGCTGCACTAGCAGCTCCCTTGAAATAGACTGAGTGGCAGAAGCTAGTGATCTGCATTTCGCTAACTTTtatctgcatttcttttaatgCAAGATTAACCAAACCTGAGTTCTCTGATTTCCTCCTTATCTAGATTATGGTTTTAAATGACTCACTGCATATGTGCCTCACCAAGGAGTTCAGCAGGGAAACCTGTAGTCTGTAAATGCTATTTCAGTAGCATCTGAAGAAGTAACAAAAGCAAAGCATGTTAGTATTGAATTTGACCAGTTGTTTCTTTGCTGTTCCTGAAAGTTTACTGTAAGGAGTTATTAAAATTCAAGATCCttgttaatatttttgttccttCTATGAAGAAGAAGCAGATTAAAAGTTAAAGGCTTTGCTTATTGGCAACTATTACGTAGTTTAGATTTTCATAACAATAAACTGTTTTTAGCTATGGAGGCAGTTTAGACTTGATCTGAAAACACGTAGTTTGTTTTAACCTGCCTTTCTTATCTTACCTGTAAGAAGCAGTTACTTAGAAAGGATATATCGCTGGGTGAGTTTTCTTACTTCACTGGTTGCGTAGTTCTGGAATGTCACAAGGTTTTCACATTTGCACTGGTCATTGTCTTTTGAGGCTTTtgctgaaaaagagaaacaattaAGTATAGGCTAAATGCTGAATAAATTGAATAGGATGGGGAGGAAATGACAAGGCATTATGAATGCAGAGCAGGTTTATTACAGCTGCCTGTTCTCAAAACAGGTCAACATCCCACGGAACACCCTGAGGCAGATTCTGTTGGTACTGGAAAACAGTACACAATATGTAGTCTTCCATGTTCAAAGAACAGTGGGTTGTTCTAAACAAAGGAACCCAATTACCTGTTGTTGAGTGGATGTGACTGTCTTCAAAAAGATACTTGTGATGTACTGCAAGATGTGGACAGTCAATGACATCTGTGATGGCTATTGTGGTTGACTCAGGTCCTGCAGGAAACCCCCCCCAACACTCTAAAAATCAGACCCActaaattataatttctttttctacttgcaTGCACTGAGTTCTCCTTAATTAGTAGGTAATTCAATCATTCAAGGAAAGGATTAGGGATACAAAGCTATGAAGGAACCAGGCTGTTAGGCTGTATTTACTGTATACATAAGTTGTGGGTTGCAAAACTGAAAGGGAATTGTGAAGGTTCCTGTGAAAAACAGAAGTGATTGAAAGCTGAACATGCTTTAGGTGTGAAGCCCAGTGTTGAAATACAAGCTTCCCCATGAAGTATTTCATTCAGATGATGTAAGAAGCATGCAGCCATGCTTTTGTTACAGTGAATCTCCATTTTTCACATTGCAGAGTGACTCGGAGGGGCGAAGAGGCAGGGACATGGGATAAACCATTTTAGCTGAATTGTGAGAGTTCTCTACAGAAGGCAGCatgaaaaggcagcaggagaggacaCTTGAGTTAAAACAGCCAACCTGAAGGCTGTGGACCAGTCCTGTGAAGCCTCCCAGATGATGCATCCTGCTGGTGAGGTGACTCTCTCAAGGCTGGTAGATAgaaatttccaaaggaaatgaTATCACAaaagagcaataaaaatgttCACATTCCCCACAATTGATGTTTCTTGCCAGTAGCTTGATATTTGTCTCTCATTACACATGGAGAATGCCTCATACCTGTGCAATTTAGAAGAGGCCCAGTGTTGAAACTCCACAATTTGCCCTTCAACTCAGACTGTCAGAATAACTCTTCCAAAACCAAAGTGATTATTTAATAATAGTGAAGCAATCTGAAATGACAGCAATCTACTTTGTGTCCTACAATGAAAATTCTTTCATGTTTCATTATCATCCAATCATCCTTTGGGGTGAACTGAATAAGAACATTGCTTGGAGtaagaaaaattttcttctttataatgGGAAACATTGATCAGGGAGTTGGGAGTTTTTAGGTGAGAAGGGTGCAGCAGAGTCTGTTTGATACACTACAGGCAAAAAATACACGTTTTTAATTCATGAAGCACAGCCTTTAAAATGTAAGGATTTATTTCAGAGTGCACACCCCGATCTTTTCAGTCAAGAGATGGAGAGGAAACAGAAACCTGTTGGGAGGCAGAACGGCCGCCATTGTGTGCCCTGCCCGTTTCTTGCCGCCAGAGGGCAGCGTGGAGGCGGCTGCGGTTCCTTAGGCACGGGTCCTTCCCTAGGAAACGAACACTTCACCTTCCACTGACTCCGGGCCCTTCATGGCCCAGATGGGCTGAAGAGCACGTATTTATCAACTGCACGTGACCGATGATGCCAAGGTGATGGAGCATCTGGGACACAGCCTCTCCTCTGGAAG comes from Zonotrichia leucophrys gambelii isolate GWCS_2022_RI chromosome 2, RI_Zleu_2.0, whole genome shotgun sequence and encodes:
- the RPL30 gene encoding large ribosomal subunit protein eL30, with the translated sequence MVAAKKTKKSLESINSRLQLVMKSGKYVLGYKQTLKMIRQGKAKLVILANNCPALRKSEIEYYAMLAKTGVHHYSGNNIELGTACGKYYRVCTLAIIDPGDSDIIRSMPEQTSEK